A stretch of DNA from Rheinheimera sp. MMS21-TC3:
TGCCACGGTAAGCTAGGCTGAATGCTGATAATAGCAACTTCTATGTTTAAGGTTTGATGTAAGTTAAGTAACACATCGGTAAGATCTGTGGTCATTATTAAAACCGCAACTTCGCCTTGCCTATTTAGTAGCGGAATACCTAATTGTTTATAGCATTGCTCTAAACAAAAAATACTAGATTTAGGCTGCTGTAGCTGCAAAACTTGCGCAGATAAATGTTGTGAGGCAGCCAAACCCTTAGGGTTAAATTGATATAATAATTGTTGGTTCTGATCAAATAAGCTGAGCTGTTTTAGACCAAAATTAACTTGTAATGACTCACTCTGACTAGCTATCTCTTGCGCAAAATCATTAAAGTTATTATTTTTATTTTTATTTTGTAAATCAGTAAAAGTTTGAAACCAAGTTAATAATTGCTGCTCTACAGCATAATTATACTGTTGAAAGTATTGCTGTCCCTGAATCCGCTTTTGCTCCTGCTGCCTAGAAAATTGCTCATTAATATGCAAAAAAGATAAACTGGTAAAGCAAATTAAGACTAGAAACAGCAAAACCTGCATTAATAGCAGTACTTTCCACGATAAACTTAAATAGCGCATGGTTTAAAATCGATACATAAGCTGTAATGCATACAACTGCCAATATTCTGCTTGATTATTGGCTATGTCGGGCACTATTACTGGGGACAATCGGCCTACACCTTTTACCCAATGTACTTCTGCGCTTAGGCTTAATGATGAACTAAAATCATAATTTAAACCCGTAGCAAAAGTATGCTGATAAGCAAAATAATCTGCTACCTTACCACCGGTATTAATCTCTAATTCGCGACCCGAGCGATCATTTTTATTATTTACTGAATAGTCAACAAAACCAAATAACCGCCACTGTTCAGTAGGTCGGTATTGCAATAATAAATAGCCGCCTTGGCCAAATTGATTTTGGTTAAACCCATGAGCAAAAAAACCTTCAACTTTTACTCGCTCTTGTTGTAGTTCTAGCGCTAACTCCCATAACTCTTGATGATAACGCATATGTAACATTACCCGCTGCACAGTAAAGTTAGCATCGGTAAATAGCGGTTCATCCTGTCGTGCAAAGCTAAACTCAGTATCAATTAATGATACGCCCATACTTAACCGACTTAAGCTGGGCTGCCAATACAAGCTGGCTTTATGGTCATGCCCTAGCTGCAGCTTGCCACTAACATCTCGACCTAAGAGCATTTTATGTTGTTGATTTGAAATTGGCGTGACGCCATAGCTCCAATTATAGGTAAAATCACCGTAATAATTACTATGCCTTACCTGTAAGGCTACACCATCACTGCTAACGGCAATATCGCGAAAAGCATCAAAATATACCGATTGTGGTAACACTATTGAAGCCCGAGTAAAAGGTACGTCTCGGGTGGAGGAATAAAGCCAATGTTGATTTTTAGAGCGACCTAAGTATAAATTTGCCTGCCAGTCTAATGAGCTATAAAAGTTCCAGTCGACAAATAAATAATCTAGCCTAGCGCCGCTAGGATAACGATTACCGCCCTCTAAATACACCAGTTGACCGGCAATTCGCCACGCCGGCGCTAGACGAACACTGCCATTTATTCCCAGCTCAGTTAAGTTTGTTGAAATTTCATCATCAAAGGCAACAAAGCTATCATCAGATGTTTTTATCAAGCCTTGAGCAATAAAGCCCTGCCAATTGATATCTGCAGCCGTTACAGGGAAGATGGTAAAGCACAATAAAATATAACAATGCTTTAGCAACTTAAAATATTTAGTATTCAATACTAAGCTCCTTAACCCTAACGTCTGTATCTAAAAAGCTGCTATAGCCAATACTTCCGGGGGTGATTTTAAGTTGCTCTAACATCATAGATTCGTCCGCTACTACTGTTGGTCGTGCGCCAGTACCAGAAAAACTTAATCGATCCCAGATCATGCTTAATTGATAAGGGAACAAATATAATTGCTGACGGCTAAATAGCTGATGTTGCGGGGCAGCTTCTGGCAAAATATAGACTTTTATGGGTGAACCATCAGGCCATTGTGTTTGTCGCATAGTAAAAATGCTGCGTAGCTGCGATTGCGTTAACGCATCTAGAGGCACTGAGTTATGCACTACAACTTTAGTCGCAGATAACGGTAGTGAGATTAAAAGCAATAAGAGGCCTAACAGCCGCATATCATTCCTAAGGAATTCACTTCAAATACATTTAAGTTACTTTCATGCACTATTTTTACTCTCACACAAAGCATGCAACATGCTAAAGCAAATAAGAAATATTAATATAGCACTATAGAAACAAAGTTGCCGCCACTATTTTAGCAGCAACTGAAAGCTAAGCCATTATATGTACTTAGTTTATTTTAATTTCACATTAATTTACCGACGTAGAACGCTGTTGCGCTGGCATTTTTCTCTTAGGCTTTTTCGGCTTATAAGGCTTAGTGTTTAGAGGCAAACTGGGCAGCTCATTAACAGGAATGTAACCTTCTACTGTAACCCGTGGCAAAGTTTGCTTAATTAAACGCTCTATTGCGGTTAACTCTTTAATTTCATCAAGACAGACTAATGATATAGCATGACCTGCAGCGCCCGCCCTTCCGGTGCGACCAATACGATGCACATAATCCTCAGCCACATTAGGCAACTCAAAGTTTACCACTTGAGGTAGTTGATCAATATCTAAACCTCTAGCCGCAATGTCGGTTGCAACTAAGGCTTTTATCCGGCCATTTTTAAAGTCGGCTAAGGCTTTTGTTCGAGCATTTTGGCTTTTATTACCATGAATAGCCGCAGCATTTATCCCAGCAGATCCTAAATGAGTCGTGAGTTTATTGGCTTGATGTTTAGTTCGAGTAAAAATAAGTACCTGTTGCCAATTGTTGTCTTGAACTAATTTTGTTAACAGAGCTGCTTTACGGCCTTTATCTACCGGATAAATACTTTGTTCCACTCGCTCTGCTGTACTATTGGCCGGGCTTACCGATACTTCTAAAGGATTAGCTACTAAACCTTTGGCTAACTTACGTATATCGTCTGAAAACGTGGCAGAGAAAAGTAAGTTTTGGCGTTTTTTAGGTAACAGAGCGATAATTTTTTTAATATCATTAATAAAGCCCATATCTAACATGCGGTCGGCTTCATCTAGCACTAAAACTTCTAACTGACTAAAGCGTACAGCATTTTGCTGATATAAATCTAATAACCGCCCAGGGGTGGCCACTAAAATATCAACGCCACGGCGCAGCGCCATCATTTGTGGATTTATTTTTACACCACCAAATACCACTGTGCTTTTTAGTGGTAAATATTTACTATAATCGACAACACTTTGCGCAACTTGCGCGGCTAATTCACGTGTCGGGGTTAAAATTAAAGCCCTTGCTTGATTAGGCTGTACTTTGGCACCATCACTAAGTAGCTGTAATAAGGGTAAAGTAAAGCCTGCGGTTTTTCCGGTGCCAGTTTGAGCAGCAGCCATTAAATCCCGACCAGCTAATATGCCTGGTATTGCTTGTTCTTGAATAGGCGAAGGCGCACTATAGCCTTTATCTGCTATAGCTTTTAGTAACCCAGGGGCTAAGTTTAAATCTGTAAATTGCATGCGAAATCCCGCAGTTATGCTGCGTGATACATCTGCCGCAGCTGCAGTTACCACCAAAATGGA
This window harbors:
- a CDS encoding DEAD/DEAH box helicase — translated: MQFTDLNLAPGLLKAIADKGYSAPSPIQEQAIPGILAGRDLMAAAQTGTGKTAGFTLPLLQLLSDGAKVQPNQARALILTPTRELAAQVAQSVVDYSKYLPLKSTVVFGGVKINPQMMALRRGVDILVATPGRLLDLYQQNAVRFSQLEVLVLDEADRMLDMGFINDIKKIIALLPKKRQNLLFSATFSDDIRKLAKGLVANPLEVSVSPANSTAERVEQSIYPVDKGRKAALLTKLVQDNNWQQVLIFTRTKHQANKLTTHLGSAGINAAAIHGNKSQNARTKALADFKNGRIKALVATDIAARGLDIDQLPQVVNFELPNVAEDYVHRIGRTGRAGAAGHAISLVCLDEIKELTAIERLIKQTLPRVTVEGYIPVNELPSLPLNTKPYKPKKPKRKMPAQQRSTSVN